Proteins co-encoded in one Arthrobacter alpinus genomic window:
- a CDS encoding TetR/AcrR family transcriptional regulator gives MAGKQLDSKSEQTKALVLETALRMFRSKGFAKTTMRAIATEAGVSLGSAYYYFASKEELVLELYRESVAEQRAAASKALDGVSGLGDRLKVALHAGVDALTPYHGFGGTFISSALPPQSATNPFGEASSQAREDAVGIFSEVIDGAKVPQFLRAELPELLWLAYMGVVLFWVYDRSEDQRRTRTLIDGAAPLIAKLVAFSRLPVVKPLVEEALALKAKVRS, from the coding sequence ATGGCCGGAAAACAGTTGGACAGCAAGAGCGAGCAAACCAAGGCGCTCGTGTTGGAAACTGCGCTGAGGATGTTCCGCAGCAAAGGATTCGCAAAGACCACCATGCGGGCCATCGCAACAGAGGCCGGCGTTTCCCTCGGGAGCGCGTATTACTACTTTGCCTCCAAAGAAGAATTGGTTCTGGAGCTGTACCGGGAGTCCGTTGCCGAACAACGCGCAGCGGCATCGAAGGCATTGGACGGTGTGAGCGGTTTGGGCGACAGGCTCAAGGTTGCCTTGCACGCCGGCGTGGATGCCCTCACTCCCTATCACGGCTTCGGTGGCACGTTCATCAGTAGTGCCCTGCCTCCGCAATCGGCCACGAACCCTTTCGGTGAGGCGTCGAGCCAAGCGCGGGAGGACGCCGTCGGAATTTTCAGTGAGGTCATTGACGGAGCCAAGGTGCCACAATTCCTCCGTGCTGAGTTGCCGGAATTGTTGTGGCTGGCCTATATGGGGGTGGTGCTCTTTTGGGTGTACGACCGCTCCGAAGATCAACGCCGCACGCGAACCCTGATCGATGGGGCAGCGCCGCTCATCGCCAAGCTGGTCGCGTTCTCGCGGCTGCCGGTAGTCAAACCGCTGGTCGAGGAAGCGCTCGCGCTCA
- a CDS encoding VOC family protein, whose protein sequence is MTHTTPAPLIYVSFPGTAREALTFYADIFGGELMLHTYEEFSRTDGPGQAIAHGMLVGPVSLAGSDAATGQKTVRMEGAMLSLLGTADADVLREWFDKLAVDGNVVDPLAEKPWGACDGQVIDRHGLHWLIGYEH, encoded by the coding sequence ATGACACACACCACACCAGCGCCCCTGATCTACGTCAGTTTCCCCGGCACCGCGCGTGAAGCACTCACGTTCTATGCCGACATCTTTGGCGGGGAGCTCATGCTGCACACTTATGAGGAATTCAGCCGCACCGATGGTCCGGGCCAGGCGATAGCCCATGGAATGCTCGTGGGTCCGGTCTCCTTGGCGGGGTCGGATGCTGCCACGGGACAAAAAACGGTTCGGATGGAAGGGGCCATGCTCTCCTTGCTTGGTACCGCGGACGCCGACGTCCTCAGGGAGTGGTTCGACAAGCTGGCGGTGGACGGAAATGTTGTGGATCCCCTAGCTGAAAAGCCATGGGGAGCCTGCGACGGGCAGGTCATTGACCGTCACGGCCTGCATTGGCTCATTGGGTATGAGCATTGA
- a CDS encoding ABC transporter permease has product MSTYFFSDTAVLLGRSLRHITRSMDTIITTTIMPIAFLLLFVYVFGGAIHAGTDSYVSYLLPGILIITIASGISYTSFRLFLDMQSGIFERFQSMPIARSSVLWAHVVTSLVANTVSLIVVVLVAVLMGFRSGAGLLTWLAVAGILLLLTLALTWIAVIPGLTAKSADGASAFAYPIIFLPFISSAFVPTETMPGPVRWFAENQPVTSIVDSIRNLLAQLPVGGDIWRALAWCLGILVTAYIFAMMAYRKKIS; this is encoded by the coding sequence ATGAGCACGTATTTCTTCTCAGATACAGCTGTCCTGCTCGGCCGATCACTTCGGCACATTACGCGCAGCATGGACACCATCATCACCACAACAATCATGCCGATCGCGTTCTTGCTGCTGTTTGTTTACGTCTTTGGTGGGGCCATTCACGCGGGCACGGACTCCTATGTGAGCTACCTGCTGCCGGGCATCTTGATCATCACCATTGCCTCGGGCATTTCCTACACATCATTCAGGCTGTTTCTGGACATGCAAAGCGGCATTTTTGAGCGCTTCCAGTCCATGCCGATTGCCCGCTCTTCGGTGTTGTGGGCACACGTGGTGACATCGCTGGTGGCAAACACAGTCTCGCTGATCGTCGTCGTGCTTGTGGCCGTTCTCATGGGGTTCCGTTCGGGGGCTGGACTCTTGACGTGGCTGGCCGTGGCCGGAATTCTGCTGCTGTTGACGCTGGCGTTGACCTGGATCGCCGTCATTCCGGGGCTCACTGCCAAATCGGCAGACGGGGCGAGTGCTTTTGCTTATCCGATCATTTTCTTGCCGTTTATCAGTTCGGCGTTTGTCCCTACGGAGACCATGCCTGGCCCGGTGCGCTGGTTTGCCGAAAACCAGCCCGTGACCTCCATTGTGGATTCGATCCGGAACCTACTGGCGCAACTGCCCGTGGGTGGGGATATTTGGCGGGCGCTCGCTTGGTGCCTGGGCATCTTGGTGACCGCGTACATTTTCGCGATGATGGCCTACCGGAAGAAAATCTCGTAG
- a CDS encoding DUF1048 domain-containing protein: MAAKWIETVTGSLEQKKQYKANKARMQALPPPYRTAVEAIERYLMYFGAISKGDVLITMLEDLGDLFEQAAADGTPVRDIVGADPIEFVEVFLANYSEGQWINKERRRLIDAIDSIAEA, translated from the coding sequence ATGGCTGCAAAATGGATCGAGACGGTCACTGGATCGCTCGAGCAAAAGAAGCAATACAAGGCCAACAAGGCGCGCATGCAAGCGCTTCCGCCGCCGTACCGCACGGCCGTCGAGGCGATTGAGCGGTACCTGATGTACTTCGGTGCCATCAGCAAGGGCGATGTTTTGATCACCATGCTTGAGGACCTCGGTGACCTCTTCGAGCAGGCGGCGGCGGACGGCACCCCGGTCCGCGACATCGTGGGCGCGGACCCCATTGAATTCGTGGAGGTGTTTCTGGCAAATTACTCCGAGGGACAGTGGATCAACAAGGAACGCCGGCGCTTGATCGATGCCATAGACAGCATCGCGGAAGCTTAG
- a CDS encoding PadR family transcriptional regulator, translating into MGKQMTEMLKGTLEGIVLAILATQPAYGYEITAQLRDRGFDDIAEGTVYALLVRIERNGMVDVVKLPSEKGPPRKVYSLNPQGREQLQEFWKTWGFVAERLEKLRQGGAQ; encoded by the coding sequence GTGGGAAAGCAAATGACAGAGATGCTCAAGGGCACTCTGGAGGGTATTGTTCTGGCAATTCTGGCCACGCAGCCCGCCTATGGCTATGAAATCACCGCGCAACTGCGGGACCGAGGCTTTGATGACATTGCCGAAGGTACTGTGTACGCGCTGTTGGTGAGGATCGAGCGCAACGGGATGGTCGACGTCGTCAAGCTCCCCTCCGAAAAGGGCCCGCCGCGCAAGGTGTATTCGCTGAACCCGCAGGGCCGGGAACAACTTCAGGAATTCTGGAAAACCTGGGGCTTCGTAGCCGAGAGGCTGGAAAAGCTCCGTCAAGGAGGAGCGCAATAA
- a CDS encoding CG0192-related protein has product MAIVYDAQLTPSKSELLEAWLPQQPWFSGDASALVRLGAFRFDDPAGEVGIETHVVAVDGKTYQVPLTYRGAPLEGAEEFLVTTMDHSVLGSRWVYDATADPVYVSELAAAILTGKPVAVQCLVVGDATEVLPETMVVSGAGTPSADLPELRFGAPRTQAGVTFIPAGPVNFAVARELETIVEIQCERSLTARWERQDVPVVLATAIMA; this is encoded by the coding sequence ATGGCTATTGTTTATGATGCGCAGCTGACTCCCTCTAAGTCCGAACTCCTAGAGGCGTGGTTGCCGCAGCAGCCGTGGTTCAGCGGCGACGCGTCCGCTTTGGTGCGTTTGGGGGCTTTTCGCTTCGACGATCCCGCTGGTGAGGTCGGCATCGAAACGCACGTGGTCGCCGTCGACGGTAAGACGTATCAGGTGCCGCTGACCTATCGCGGTGCGCCGTTGGAGGGTGCCGAGGAGTTTCTGGTGACCACAATGGACCACTCGGTTCTTGGTTCGCGCTGGGTCTATGACGCCACGGCTGACCCGGTGTATGTCAGCGAACTTGCCGCCGCCATCCTCACGGGGAAGCCGGTGGCCGTGCAGTGTTTGGTGGTGGGGGATGCCACGGAGGTGCTCCCCGAGACCATGGTGGTGAGTGGTGCGGGGACGCCCAGCGCCGATCTGCCGGAGTTGCGCTTCGGAGCCCCGCGCACCCAAGCCGGAGTCACTTTCATTCCGGCAGGCCCGGTGAACTTCGCCGTTGCGCGAGAACTGGAGACCATCGTAGAAATCCAGTGTGAGCGTTCGCTGACGGCACGGTGGGAACGCCAAGACGTGCCCGTCGTGTTGGCCACCGCGATCATGGCCTGA